The Misgurnus anguillicaudatus chromosome 21, ASM2758022v2, whole genome shotgun sequence genome includes a window with the following:
- the cyb5b gene encoding cytochrome b5 type B: MSKETVRKVENNSTPDESSMQYYTRQEVQVHNMSGDTWLIIHDKVYDITGFMEEHPGGEEVLLEQAGTDATESFEDVGHSTDAREMLQQFYIGELHMDDRKKESKKDVYLTTSKESRSWTTWVIPAIATVLVGIMYRYYMLDHKSS; the protein is encoded by the exons ATGAGTAAAGAAACTGTCAGGAAGGTTGAAAACAACAGCACACCGGATGAGAGCAGTATGCAGTATTATACACGTCAGGAGGTTCAAGTCCATAATATGAGCGGAGACACATGGCTCATTATCCACGACAAAGTTTATGATATCACAGGTTTCATGGAGGAG CATCCAGGAGGTGAAGAAGTTCTGCTTGAGCAAGCAGGTACAGATGCAACAGAAAGTTTTGAAGACGTGGGCCATTCAACAGATGCCAGAGAGATGCTTCAGCAGTTTTACATTGGGGAACTCCATATG gATGATCGAAAGAAAGAATCAAAAAAg GATGTTTACCTTACAACTTCAAAGGAGTCCAG GTCATGGACCACCTGGGTAATTCCTGCCATAGCTACTGTGCTTGTGGGCATCATGTACCGATATTACATGCTGGACCACAAATCATCCTGA